Proteins from one Mycobacterium sp. SMC-2 genomic window:
- a CDS encoding methylated-DNA--[protein]-cysteine S-methyltransferase — MIEYRTIDSPIGPLTLAGQDSVLTMLRMVDQTYEPSRTGWAPNPGAFNEATEQLDAYFAGELTEFNFQFELRGSEFQRRVWNALQTIPYGETRSYGEIAEQIGAPGSARAVGLANGHNPIAIVVPCHRVIGANGSLTGYGGGLDRKRTLLALEKKRVSHNAALTLFD, encoded by the coding sequence ATGATCGAGTACCGCACCATCGACAGCCCGATCGGGCCGCTGACCCTGGCCGGCCAGGACTCGGTACTGACCATGCTTCGCATGGTCGACCAGACCTACGAACCGAGCCGCACCGGTTGGGCGCCGAATCCCGGGGCATTCAACGAGGCCACCGAGCAACTGGACGCGTATTTCGCCGGCGAGCTGACGGAGTTCAATTTCCAGTTTGAGCTCCGCGGGTCGGAATTTCAGCGGCGCGTGTGGAACGCACTTCAGACAATTCCTTACGGCGAAACCAGATCCTACGGAGAAATCGCGGAACAGATCGGCGCTCCGGGTTCCGCGCGCGCCGTGGGATTGGCCAACGGCCACAACCCCATCGCGATTGTCGTTCCCTGTCACCGCGTCATCGGCGCCAACGGGAGCCTTACCGGCTATGGCGGTGGGCTCGACCGAAAGCGAACCCTGCTGGCACTGGAAAAGAAACGCGTATCGCACAATGCGGCATTGACATTGTTCGACTAG